From Nerophis lumbriciformis linkage group LG38, RoL_Nlum_v2.1, whole genome shotgun sequence, the proteins below share one genomic window:
- the ccdc36 gene encoding interactor of HORMAD1 protein 1 isoform X2, whose product MNHTVNIKELMSKQPTISRNASSCGSTNFTDSQFFFGSQFWRDNSQGLSQEMSLSSRNSQQSSQEGSDPKSVTSYISKPLLFGDPKDKHQVFGLLDKFEEEKKQAKEKDDSNILLKECLHIRETLNKIQQLVVGIEEKSSECQTVLQKLNTLSSTLQNISSIQSDISQQFEALLNIVNSQKEMMTELGERVQKNEVASIERGSNMQSDVEHLRKESEKASVNHESMLEEALRLLNALVSEHSAKLCPGKVTDTAMQTSPGQDEGVQLTPNSFPLHNQVPAVDLGIRKSRSRVFRRHKKRPLVLPQKSNLTVSDENIQPLTNGRKQQNPSKPLCDSSVVNEII is encoded by the exons ATGAATCACACGGTGAACATCAAAGAATTGATGAGCAAGCAACCAACAATAAGCAG AAATGCATCTTCGTGTGGAAGCACCAATTTCACAGATTCTCAGTTTTTCTTTGGCTCTCAGTTTTGGCGAGACAATTCCCAAGGCTTGTCTCAAGAAATGAGTTTGTCCTCCAGGAACTCCCAACAAAGTTCACAAGAA GGAAGTGACCCAAAGAGTGTGACCAGTTATATTTCCAAACCTCTCCTATTTGGAGACCCAAAGGACAAACACCAAGTGTTTGGACTTCTTGATAAGTTTGAGGAGGAGAAGAAACAAGCTAAAGAAAAAGATGACAG TAATATTCTTCTAAAAGAATGTCTTCACATTCGAGAAACACTCAACAAA ATCCAGCAACTAGTTGTTGGCATTGAAGAAAAATCATCTGAATGCCAAACGGTCCTCCAAAAGTTAAACACTCTGTCCTCAACAT TGCAAAATATAAGCAGCATCCAGAGCGACATTTCGCAACAGTTTGAGGCATTGTTGAACATAGTGAACTCTCAGAAGGAGATGATGACAGAACTAGGAGAGCGAGTGCAAAAG AATGAAGTCGCCAGCATAGAACGTGGATCAAATATGCAAAGTGATGTAGAGCATTTGAGGAAGGAGTCGGAAAAAGCCAGTGTGAATCATGAAAGCATGCTTGAGGAGGCCCTGCGTCTGCTCAATGCATTAGTTTCTGAGCATTCAGCCAAGCTCTGTCCTGGAAAAGTGACTGACACAGCTATGCAGACGTCACCAGGACAGGACGAAGGGGTCCAACTGACACCTAATTCCTTTCCGTTGCACAACCAAGTTCCCGCTGTGGATTTGGGAATAAGGAAATCCAGGTCAAGAGTTTTCCGAAGGCACAAAAAGAGACCTCTGGTGCTCCCCCAGAAATCCAATCTCACTGTCTCTGATGAAAACATTCAACCTCTCACCAACGGTAGAAAACAACAAAATCCATCGAAGCCTCTCTGTGACTCCTCTGTTGTGAACGAG ATCATCTGA
- the ccdc36 gene encoding interactor of HORMAD1 protein 1 isoform X1, whose translation MNHTVNIKELMSKQPTISRNASSCGSTNFTDSQFFFGSQFWRDNSQGLSQEMSLSSRNSQQSSQEGSDPKSVTSYISKPLLFGDPKDKHQVFGLLDKFEEEKKQAKEKDDSNILLKECLHIRETLNKIQQLVVGIEEKSSECQTVLQKLNTLSSTLQNISSIQSDISQQFEALLNIVNSQKEMMTELGERVQKNEVASIERGSNMQSDVEHLRKESEKASVNHESMLEEALRLLNALVSEHSAKLCPGKVTDTAMQTSPGQDEGVQLTPNSFPLHNQVPAVDLGIRKSRSRVFRRHKKRPLVLPQKSNLTVSDENIQPLTNGRKQQNPSKPLCDSSVVNEVSSGSLFQPNTGARSTEAARCFITPLSCWSQESTSSDSVEVVNPILKKVITESNAGTAMTTDALWQLFDMGYD comes from the exons ATGAATCACACGGTGAACATCAAAGAATTGATGAGCAAGCAACCAACAATAAGCAG AAATGCATCTTCGTGTGGAAGCACCAATTTCACAGATTCTCAGTTTTTCTTTGGCTCTCAGTTTTGGCGAGACAATTCCCAAGGCTTGTCTCAAGAAATGAGTTTGTCCTCCAGGAACTCCCAACAAAGTTCACAAGAA GGAAGTGACCCAAAGAGTGTGACCAGTTATATTTCCAAACCTCTCCTATTTGGAGACCCAAAGGACAAACACCAAGTGTTTGGACTTCTTGATAAGTTTGAGGAGGAGAAGAAACAAGCTAAAGAAAAAGATGACAG TAATATTCTTCTAAAAGAATGTCTTCACATTCGAGAAACACTCAACAAA ATCCAGCAACTAGTTGTTGGCATTGAAGAAAAATCATCTGAATGCCAAACGGTCCTCCAAAAGTTAAACACTCTGTCCTCAACAT TGCAAAATATAAGCAGCATCCAGAGCGACATTTCGCAACAGTTTGAGGCATTGTTGAACATAGTGAACTCTCAGAAGGAGATGATGACAGAACTAGGAGAGCGAGTGCAAAAG AATGAAGTCGCCAGCATAGAACGTGGATCAAATATGCAAAGTGATGTAGAGCATTTGAGGAAGGAGTCGGAAAAAGCCAGTGTGAATCATGAAAGCATGCTTGAGGAGGCCCTGCGTCTGCTCAATGCATTAGTTTCTGAGCATTCAGCCAAGCTCTGTCCTGGAAAAGTGACTGACACAGCTATGCAGACGTCACCAGGACAGGACGAAGGGGTCCAACTGACACCTAATTCCTTTCCGTTGCACAACCAAGTTCCCGCTGTGGATTTGGGAATAAGGAAATCCAGGTCAAGAGTTTTCCGAAGGCACAAAAAGAGACCTCTGGTGCTCCCCCAGAAATCCAATCTCACTGTCTCTGATGAAAACATTCAACCTCTCACCAACGGTAGAAAACAACAAAATCCATCGAAGCCTCTCTGTGACTCCTCTGTTGTGAACGAGGTAAGCAGTGGCAGTTTATTTCAACCAAACACAGGTGCCAGATCAACTGAAGCTGCTAGATGTTTCATCACACCTCTCAGCTGCTGGTCTCAGGAGAGTACCAGCTCTGACAGCGTCGAAGTAGTCAATCCTATCTTAAAGAAGGTGATTACTGAGTCCAATGCAGGAACCGCCATGACTACTGATGCTCTTTGGCAATTGTTTGACATGGGTTATGACTAA
- the kbtbd12 gene encoding kelch repeat and BTB domain-containing protein 12, whose amino-acid sequence MDFTAKHGAVLLEQLRKMRETEHLTDVVLVAEGVSFPCHRLVLSAFSPYFRVMFTCGLRECNDREVFLRDTPADSLALLLNYMYTSELPLDNSNVQGISITAFLMQMDEVFSRCQQHMTENMDASNCLGVFYFARDLGAEELADHAQRFLRQHFFQVCQQEEVLDLEAHQLGKLISSDDLNVSREETILDVVIRWVNYISPIEGEVRSKHLPVLLGKVRLPLINPDYVREMMKRNTALLADAECLEMLSQALEDVAMHPSAAPRKLKLRFGMETTDLLLCIGNDGSGIRSRYGNYSERSFCFAPSTGRTYYITSPQYGEALGYVCAGVTTEENNIIVSGEAGARRMSRQKEMNIELYRYKVEAQGSWEHLTSAEYRDSYGLGSLGDTLYLLGGLMKLKNQFLITNSVQRWSLQGGPWRSAAPLPMPLAYHSVVTLKDHLYVIGGKTPQTYRMDDEPERLSNRLLEYNPNINQWTELSPMKYSKYRCSVVVLNREIFVIGGIGCEGVDCGQSRRCLDAVEIYNPDEDFWREGPRLPCPQLSLRTNASNAGVVGGKIYVCGHYKGADRHDDITKDILELDPWENRWTVVARHALMHDNYDVCLVASLNPRGLISAPADLLQ is encoded by the exons ATGGATTTTACCGCCAAACATGGTGCGGTGCTGCTTGAGCAGCTGAGGAAGATGAGGGAGACCGAGCACCTCACAGATGTCGTGCTGGTTGCTGAAGGCGTCAGCTTTCCCTGTCACCGCCTCGTTCTGTCCGCCTTCAGCCCATACTTCCGTGTTATGTTTACATGCGGCCTCCGTGAGTGCAATGACCGAGAAGTATTCCTGCGGGACACCCCTGCAGACAGCTTGGCTCTACTCTTGAACTATATGTACACCTCGGAACTTCCTCTGGACAACAGCAACGTGCAAGGCATCTCTATCACAGCTTTTCTAATGCAAATGGATGAGGTATTTTCTCgctgccagcaacacatgactgaGAACATGGATGCCTCCAACTGCCTTGGTGTCTTTTACTTCGCCCGAGACCTCGGTGCAGAAGAACTGGCCGATCATGCGCAGCGCTTCCTGAGGCAGCACTTTTTCCAAGTGTGCCAGCAAGAAGAGGTGCTGGACCTGGAGGCCCATCAGCTTGGGAAGTTGATCAGCTCAGATGATCTAAATGTTTCAAGAGAAGAAACCATTTTAGATGTGGTTATTCGCTGGGTCAACTACATCTCTCCGATTGAAGGAGAAGTGCGTAGCAAGCATCTTCCAGTGCTCCTCGGGAAAGTTCGCCTACCCTTGATAAATCCAGACTATGTAAGAGAGATGATGAAGAGGAATACAGCCTTGCTGGCTGACGCTGAATGTCTGGAGATGTTGAGTCAAGCCTTGGAGGACGTAGCAATGCATCCCTCAGCAGCACCACGCAAACTAAAATTGCGTTTTGGGATGGAGACCACAGATTTGCTGCTCTGCATTGGCAACGACGGCAGTGGGATTAGATCCAGATACGGAAACTATAGCGAGCGCAGCTTTTGTTTCGCCCCGTCAACAGGCCGAACCTACTACATCACCTCACCTCAATATGGAGAGGCACTCGGGTATGTATGTGCCGGGGTTACAACCGAAGAAAACAACATTATAGTGTCAGGAGAGGCCGGGGCCCGAAGGATGTCCCGTCAAAAAGAGATGAATATTGAGCTCTACAG GTACAAAGTGGAGGCCCAAGGTAGTTGGGAGCATCTCACATCAGCAGAATATCGTGATTCTTATGGTTTAGGCTCCTTGGGTGACACCCTGTACCTGCTGGGTGGGCTGATGAAGCTTAAGAACCAGTTTCTCATCACTAACAGCGTGCAGCGATGGTCATTGCAGGGAGGACCTTGGCGGAGCGCAGCACCTCTACCAATGCCACTGGCTTATCATAGTGTGGTCACGCTGAAGGATCACCTTTATGTGATTGGTGGTAAAACCCCTCAG ACATACCGAATGGATGATGAACCAGAGCGTCTCAGTAACCGCCTTCTTGAGTACAATCCAAACATAAACCAGTGGACAGAGCTGAGTCCAATGAAATACTCAAAATACAGATGTAGTGTTGTTGTGCTCAATAGAGAGATTTTTGTCATAG GAGGTATTGGTTGTGAGGGTGTGGACTGTGGGCAGTCCCGGCGCTGCCTTGATGCTGTGGAGATCTACAATCCTGATGAAGATTTTTGGAGGGAAGGACCTCGTCTACCATGCCCTCAACTATCACTGCGCACTAATGCATCAAATGCTGGTGTGGTGGGAGGAAAGATTTACGTGTGTGGACACTACAAAGGAGCAG ATCGCCATGATGACATAACAAAGGACATTTTGGAATTGGACCCCTGGGAGAACCGATGGACGGTGGTTGCTCGGCACGCTTTGATGCATGACAATTATGACGTTTGCTTAGTggcaagtctgaatccgaggggACTGATATCCGCACCTGCAGacctattacagtaa